The Flaviramulus sp. BrNp1-15 genome has a window encoding:
- a CDS encoding nucleoside hydrolase-like domain-containing protein codes for MKIKIYLIVVLLLFGLYTPLQAQETKKQRVIVLTDIEADPDDTQSLVRLLLYANTIDIKGLVATTSCWHKSMVNPESVTRVLKAYGKIKPNLLVHEKGFPEEKTLLNLVKSGLPKYGMTGVGEGMDSEGSDWIIKILEENDDRPLWISVWGGVNTLAQSLYKIKNTKSKNEAKKLISKLRVYTISDQDDSGIWIRNNFPDLFFIVSPGDDYGSATWNGINTVVKGIDNTEISNDWIAQNIQQDHGPLGSEYPDVSWGVEGDTPAFLSLIPNGLNEAEHPEWGSWGGRYEFYQPDFSKQKKGGSGVPFEAETRKIWTNAIDNHTPYIHNPYNRAVKKDTISFKDNKVSLWRWRNDFQNDFAARMDWCTKSFEDVNHPPIPVLSHSDRMTVRSGESFSLDAFNSTDPDGDSLSFLWFPYIEAGTYKGDFELGQPENSHGIHGQAPEVTKPETIHIILRVTDKGEPSLSRYKRIIITVVPK; via the coding sequence ATGAAAATTAAAATTTATTTGATAGTCGTTTTACTTTTATTTGGACTATATACGCCTTTACAGGCTCAAGAAACAAAAAAACAACGTGTTATTGTCTTAACAGATATTGAAGCAGATCCAGATGATACTCAATCGTTAGTTCGATTATTATTATATGCAAATACAATTGATATCAAGGGTTTGGTAGCTACTACATCATGCTGGCATAAATCCATGGTAAATCCAGAATCTGTTACAAGAGTTTTAAAGGCATATGGTAAAATAAAGCCTAATTTACTAGTACACGAAAAAGGTTTTCCAGAAGAAAAAACACTTTTAAATCTCGTTAAGAGCGGGTTGCCTAAGTATGGAATGACTGGAGTAGGAGAGGGTATGGACTCTGAAGGCTCTGATTGGATAATAAAAATATTAGAAGAAAATGATGACAGACCATTGTGGATTTCTGTTTGGGGAGGAGTAAATACTTTAGCACAATCGTTGTATAAAATAAAGAATACTAAAAGTAAGAATGAAGCTAAAAAATTGATTTCAAAGTTAAGAGTTTATACTATTTCAGATCAAGATGATAGTGGTATTTGGATAAGAAATAATTTTCCAGATTTATTTTTTATAGTTAGTCCTGGTGATGACTATGGTAGTGCAACTTGGAATGGTATAAATACAGTTGTAAAGGGAATAGATAATACAGAAATAAGTAATGATTGGATTGCACAAAATATTCAACAAGACCATGGCCCTCTGGGAAGTGAATATCCAGATGTTTCTTGGGGAGTTGAAGGAGATACACCTGCATTTTTATCTTTAATACCCAATGGATTAAATGAAGCAGAACATCCAGAATGGGGTAGCTGGGGTGGTCGATACGAATTCTATCAACCAGATTTTTCTAAACAGAAAAAAGGTGGTTCAGGAGTTCCTTTTGAAGCTGAAACACGAAAAATTTGGACAAATGCAATAGATAATCATACACCATACATACATAACCCATATAACCGAGCAGTTAAAAAAGACACTATTTCTTTTAAAGATAACAAAGTCTCATTATGGCGTTGGAGAAACGATTTTCAAAATGATTTTGCAGCTCGAATGGATTGGTGTACAAAGTCTTTTGAAGACGTAAATCATCCACCTATTCCAGTTTTATCTCATTCAGATAGAATGACTGTTAGATCTGGAGAGAGTTTTAGTTTAGATGCATTTAATTCAACTGATCCAGATGGTGATAGCCTGAGTTTTTTATGGTTTCCTTACATTGAAGCAGGAACTTATAAAGGAGATTTTGAACTTGGTCAACCTGAAAATTCTCATGGTATACATGGTCAAGCCCCAGAAGTTACTAAACCTGAAACTATTCACATCATACTTAGAGTTACTGATAAAGGAGAACCTTCCTTATCACGCTATAAAAGAATAATTATAACAGTAGTTCCAAAATAA
- the fahA gene encoding fumarylacetoacetase produces the protein MPLSANNPDRKSWLHVDKNSDFPIQNIPFGVFLTRDDIITIGTRIGDTAIDLGALHQLGYFDGIPLTDDIFLQDTLNDFIADGRKTWRAVRNRIAEIFDSNNDTLKQNKHHKEIVLFRLDEIEMQLPVHIGDYTDFYSSIEHATNVGTMFRDPDNALLPNWLHIPVGYHGRSSSIIPSGIPVHRPQGQTLPNGATEPIFGPSKLVDFELEMAFITTDANDLGEPIPIAEAEEYIFGLVLLNDWSARDIQKWEYVPLGPFLAKNFATSISPWIVTLDALEPYKVDGPKPIKPQLDYLKYKGKKSYDINLEVAIQPKGAKETVVCKSNFKHMYWTMVQQLTHHTVNGCPVHSGDMMGSGTISGSTPDSYGSMLELTWKGEKPFKMKDGSERKFINDNDTVIMRGFCEKDGTRIGFGEVSTKLLPVYNKK, from the coding sequence ATGCCATTATCAGCTAACAATCCAGATAGAAAGTCGTGGTTACACGTCGATAAAAATTCAGATTTCCCAATTCAAAATATTCCTTTTGGTGTGTTTTTAACACGTGATGATATTATTACCATTGGAACGCGAATTGGCGATACTGCTATAGATCTAGGAGCTTTACATCAATTAGGTTACTTTGATGGAATTCCTTTAACTGATGATATTTTTCTTCAAGATACTTTAAACGATTTTATTGCAGATGGAAGAAAAACATGGCGTGCCGTAAGAAATAGAATTGCCGAAATATTTGATAGCAATAACGATACTTTAAAGCAAAATAAGCACCATAAAGAGATTGTTTTATTTCGTTTAGATGAAATAGAGATGCAATTACCTGTTCATATTGGTGATTATACTGATTTTTATTCAAGTATAGAACACGCTACCAATGTGGGTACCATGTTTAGAGATCCTGATAATGCTTTGTTACCTAATTGGCTACATATTCCTGTAGGGTATCATGGTAGAAGTTCGTCTATTATTCCTTCTGGAATTCCTGTACACAGACCTCAAGGACAAACACTGCCTAATGGAGCAACCGAACCTATTTTTGGGCCTAGTAAATTAGTGGATTTCGAACTGGAAATGGCTTTTATTACTACCGATGCTAACGATTTGGGAGAACCTATACCTATTGCAGAAGCAGAAGAATATATTTTTGGTTTAGTGTTATTAAACGATTGGAGCGCTAGAGATATTCAAAAATGGGAATATGTGCCGTTAGGTCCGTTTTTAGCTAAAAATTTTGCGACATCAATTTCCCCTTGGATAGTGACTTTAGATGCACTTGAACCATACAAAGTAGATGGGCCAAAACCCATAAAACCTCAACTGGATTACCTAAAATATAAAGGTAAAAAGAGTTACGATATTAACTTAGAAGTAGCCATACAACCTAAAGGTGCTAAAGAAACTGTAGTTTGTAAATCTAATTTCAAACATATGTATTGGACTATGGTACAACAACTTACTCACCATACCGTTAATGGTTGCCCCGTACATTCTGGAGATATGATGGGTAGCGGAACGATTTCTGGCTCTACTCCAGATTCTTATGGCTCTATGCTAGAGTTAACCTGGAAAGGCGAAAAACCCTTTAAAATGAAAGATGGTAGCGAGCGTAAATTTATTAACGATAACGATACCGTTATTATGAGAGGTTTTTGTGAAAAAGATGGAACACGAATAGGTTTTGGAGAAGTGTCAACAAAATTACTTCCTGTTTATAATAAAAAATAA
- a CDS encoding gamma-glutamylcyclotransferase, which produces MSQFLASHAQFIGKGYCYGKLYMISWFPGAILSNNTSEKVHGMLFKIKNPETVFKALDDYEGVDEHLFKRVTTTAFVNNKPIPTWVYVYNYPTTHLKLITSGDYLKNN; this is translated from the coding sequence ATGTCACAATTTTTGGCATCTCATGCTCAATTTATAGGCAAAGGGTATTGTTATGGAAAATTATACATGATATCTTGGTTTCCTGGAGCTATTTTAAGCAATAATACTTCTGAGAAAGTACATGGTATGCTTTTTAAAATTAAAAACCCAGAAACTGTTTTTAAAGCTTTAGATGATTATGAAGGTGTAGACGAACATTTATTTAAACGAGTTACTACAACTGCATTTGTAAATAATAAACCTATACCTACTTGGGTTTATGTTTATAATTACCCTACAACACATTTAAAATTAATAACTTCGGGAGATTATTTAAAAAATAATTAA
- a CDS encoding DUF5679 domain-containing protein, whose amino-acid sequence MEAYCVKCKTKREMKDAAETTMKNGRKAMKGKCPECGTGMFRIMGKS is encoded by the coding sequence ATGGAAGCATATTGTGTAAAGTGTAAGACAAAAAGAGAAATGAAAGATGCCGCAGAAACTACTATGAAAAATGGAAGAAAAGCCATGAAAGGCAAATGTCCAGAATGTGGTACAGGCATGTTTAGAATAATGGGGAAATCATAA